The sequence TGATCGATTCCGTTATGGATGGTGACGACCTGATCTTCACTCAGAATGACCGGCCGGTGGCGAAACTAACAGCCGTTCGACAAGAAAAGCCTTGTCCTCAATATGGAAGCGCCAAGGGATTGTTCGTGATGGCCGATGATTTTGACGCACCTCTCGAAGACTTTGACGAATACCGAAAATGAAGCTTCTCCTCGATACACATTCCCTTCTGTGGTTCATAGGGGGCGATCCGGCTTTGAGTTTGACGGCACGAAGACTGATCGAAGATGACCAAAACGAGAAATTCGTAAGTACGGTCAGCATTTGGGAAACCGCGATCAAAGCCAGCCTCGGCAAGATGTCTTTGACGTCGCCGTTCAGCGACCTGTTTCCGCGTCAATTGGATGTGAACGGCTTTGAGTTGCTGCCAGTTTCAGTTGACCATTCTTCGATTGTGGCCGTGCTGCCGTTTCACCATCGCGATCCGTTTGACCGAATGCTCGCCGCCCAATCGATCCACGAGAAGATGTCTCTGGT is a genomic window of Acidobacteriota bacterium containing:
- a CDS encoding type II toxin-antitoxin system VapC family toxin, producing MKLLLDTHSLLWFIGGDPALSLTARRLIEDDQNEKFVSTVSIWETAIKASLGKMSLTSPFSDLFPRQLDVNGFELLPVSVDHSSIVAVLPFHHRDPFDRMLAAQSIHEKMSLVSLDTAFDDYGVERFW
- a CDS encoding DUF2281 domain-containing protein — encoded protein: IDSVMDGDDLIFTQNDRPVAKLTAVRQEKPCPQYGSAKGLFVMADDFDAPLEDFDEYRK